In Rhodothermales bacterium, a single window of DNA contains:
- a CDS encoding flagellin: MEDADFAKEQMEIVKLQILQQTGLATLAQSNSASQSVLSLIG, from the coding sequence ATCGAGGACGCCGACTTCGCCAAGGAGCAGATGGAGATCGTGAAGCTCCAGATCCTCCAGCAGACCGGGCTCGCCACGCTGGCCCAGTCGAACTCGGCCTCGCAGTCGGTCCTCTCCCTCATCGGGTAA
- a CDS encoding flagellar export chaperone FliS yields MRQYQHQAIATASPERLVVKLYDLGIAACYRDDRPKVRAVLVELMAALNHDRGGEIAGRLQVLYEYCLNESALGNLGVVAELLGGLREAWQEGVLCRPAA; encoded by the coding sequence ATGCGCCAGTACCAACACCAAGCCATCGCCACCGCCTCGCCCGAGCGGCTCGTGGTCAAGCTCTACGACCTCGGCATCGCGGCGTGCTACCGCGACGACCGGCCGAAGGTGCGCGCCGTCCTCGTCGAGCTGATGGCCGCGCTCAACCACGACCGCGGCGGCGAGATCGCCGGCCGGCTCCAGGTCCTCTACGAGTACTGCCTCAACGAGAGCGCGCTGGGCAACCTCGGCGTCGTCGCCGAACTCCTCGGCGGGCTCCGCGAGGCGTGGCAGGAAGGTGTCCTCTGCCGCCCTGCCGCCTAG
- the fliD gene encoding flagellar filament capping protein FliD, with the protein MPIAAFNANDPYEQLIAQIISIERQPQIAIRTRQENQKVFKAVLTDFNSTLSALNASIDRLKDPISNPFTARAATVPEGAGFGVTASDRAATGSHTVQVERLAATDTRLSQRFERDGTGLRSFFDASGAQTFTIEVASPTDEEPERRVGIDVTVEPEGTTDADILAEVRTAINDAMSAAAADGTIRPGDKAGASLVNETSDTSRLTLRSGDTGFASRLTFTDSGDGLLSLLQLDRAALAGDIGAGGQVTAVGTSETDSALNSVFKLDGLTLYRSTNEVTDALDGLTLSLGAVGEAATFSVGPDSDAIVKDVEAFIKKYNDAHAFIKRKSNVDPDAGARGDFAGDSAITSLRFGMRNDALRTVGSQPEGAPARFADLGIEINDDGTLKLADREKLLTAVEASPDAVQSFFGADDGVATRLSERIGTFLGTDGILKRRTKTIEDKIGRYDKQITRWEERLTMREDQLRMQYAQLQESLALLQGQQDSLNSFFY; encoded by the coding sequence ATGCCCATCGCCGCGTTCAACGCCAACGACCCCTACGAGCAGCTCATCGCGCAGATCATCTCGATCGAGCGCCAGCCGCAGATCGCGATCCGGACGCGGCAAGAAAACCAGAAGGTCTTCAAGGCCGTCCTGACCGACTTCAACAGCACGCTCTCCGCGCTGAACGCCAGCATCGACCGGCTGAAGGACCCCATCTCCAACCCGTTCACCGCACGTGCGGCGACGGTCCCCGAGGGCGCCGGCTTCGGCGTCACGGCCTCCGACCGCGCCGCGACCGGCTCCCACACCGTCCAGGTCGAGCGCCTCGCCGCCACCGACACCCGGCTCTCGCAGCGGTTCGAGCGCGACGGCACCGGGCTCCGCTCGTTCTTCGACGCGAGCGGTGCCCAGACCTTCACGATCGAGGTCGCGAGCCCGACCGACGAGGAGCCCGAGCGGCGCGTCGGCATCGACGTCACCGTCGAGCCCGAGGGGACGACCGACGCCGATATCCTCGCTGAAGTCCGCACGGCCATCAACGACGCGATGAGCGCGGCCGCCGCCGACGGCACGATCCGGCCGGGCGATAAGGCCGGGGCATCGCTCGTCAACGAGACCTCCGACACCTCCCGGCTCACGCTCCGCAGCGGGGACACCGGCTTCGCGAGCCGCCTCACCTTCACCGATTCCGGGGACGGCCTCCTCAGCCTCCTCCAGCTCGACCGCGCCGCGCTCGCCGGGGACATCGGCGCCGGCGGGCAGGTCACGGCCGTCGGGACGAGCGAGACCGACTCCGCGCTCAACAGCGTCTTCAAGCTCGACGGCCTCACGCTCTACCGCAGCACCAACGAGGTCACCGACGCGCTCGACGGCCTCACCCTCTCGCTCGGCGCCGTCGGCGAGGCCGCAACGTTCAGCGTCGGCCCCGACAGCGACGCGATCGTGAAAGACGTCGAGGCCTTCATCAAGAAGTACAACGACGCCCACGCCTTCATCAAGCGGAAGTCGAACGTCGACCCCGACGCGGGTGCGCGCGGCGACTTCGCCGGCGACTCCGCCATCACGAGCCTCCGCTTCGGAATGCGGAACGACGCGCTCCGCACCGTCGGCAGCCAGCCCGAGGGTGCCCCCGCCCGCTTCGCCGACCTCGGCATCGAGATCAACGACGACGGGACGCTCAAGCTCGCCGACCGCGAGAAGCTGCTCACCGCCGTCGAGGCCAGCCCCGACGCCGTGCAGTCGTTCTTCGGAGCCGACGACGGCGTAGCGACGCGGCTCTCGGAGCGGATCGGCACCTTCCTCGGCACCGACGGCATCCTCAAGCGCCGGACGAAGACGATCGAGGACAAGATCGGCCGCTACGACAAGCAGATCACACGCTGGGAGGAGCGCCTCACGATGCGCGAGGACCAGCTCCGCATGCAGTACGCCCAGCTCCAGGAGTCGCTCGCTCTCCTCCAAGGCCAGCAGGATTCGCTCAACTCCTTCTTCTACTAA
- a CDS encoding sigma-54 dependent transcriptional regulator, with product MINKEQPHILVVDDEQLLHGVLDRLLTRHGMRVTSCHSGAEAIGVLAAEPVDLVITDIQMPEMNGFELLAHVREEYPDVAVVMITGHANIQHAVQAMAHGAVDYLPKPFSTSALLERVRDHLARRDAAAPAESTTATPATSAAPTRARRAGSGKRVPFVGEHESIQALRRLIPRMARSKASVFVHGESGTGKEVISRLVHEESDRADGPFVAVNCANLPRELVESHLFGHRKGSFTGAVEDVTGAFEQAQGGTLLLDEVTEIDPAVQAKLLRVLQEQEFQRVGDPKPRKADVRIIATSNRDLKEAVAEGVFREDLYHRLAVFPLTLPPLRARLSDVALLAERFIEKYCTLYGLPLKTLDAGLLRRFESYDWPGNVRELENMVHRGVVMAADATVIQPEDVVNTFFSNAATPAMPVGLSLTGSNGARLTIEEMERHMILEALAETDNNQREAAELLGICARTIRNKLKKYREEGHTELNIAM from the coding sequence ATGATTAACAAGGAGCAGCCGCACATCCTGGTCGTCGACGATGAACAACTGCTGCACGGGGTCCTCGACCGACTGCTGACGCGCCACGGGATGCGCGTCACGAGTTGCCACAGCGGGGCCGAGGCGATCGGCGTTCTCGCCGCGGAACCCGTGGACCTCGTGATCACGGACATCCAGATGCCCGAGATGAACGGGTTCGAGCTTCTCGCTCACGTCCGCGAGGAGTACCCGGACGTGGCCGTCGTGATGATCACGGGGCATGCGAACATCCAGCACGCCGTGCAGGCGATGGCGCACGGCGCTGTGGACTACCTCCCGAAACCGTTCTCGACCTCGGCCCTGCTGGAGCGCGTCCGCGACCACCTCGCCCGGCGTGACGCCGCGGCACCCGCCGAGTCGACGACGGCCACGCCGGCCACCTCCGCTGCCCCCACGCGCGCACGGCGCGCCGGATCGGGCAAGCGGGTCCCCTTCGTCGGCGAGCACGAGAGCATCCAGGCGCTGCGCCGGCTGATCCCGCGGATGGCGCGGAGCAAAGCGTCCGTCTTCGTCCACGGCGAGAGCGGGACGGGCAAGGAGGTCATCTCCCGGCTCGTCCACGAGGAGAGCGACCGTGCCGACGGCCCGTTCGTCGCAGTGAACTGCGCGAACCTCCCGCGCGAGCTCGTCGAGAGCCACCTGTTCGGGCACCGGAAGGGGTCGTTCACCGGGGCCGTGGAAGACGTCACCGGCGCGTTCGAGCAGGCGCAGGGCGGCACCCTGCTGCTGGACGAGGTGACGGAGATCGATCCGGCGGTCCAGGCCAAGCTCCTCCGCGTGCTGCAGGAGCAGGAGTTCCAGCGCGTCGGCGACCCGAAGCCGCGCAAGGCCGACGTCCGCATCATCGCGACGAGCAACCGGGACCTGAAGGAGGCCGTGGCCGAGGGCGTCTTCCGCGAGGACCTCTACCACCGCCTCGCCGTCTTCCCGCTGACGCTGCCCCCGCTGCGGGCGCGGCTCTCGGACGTGGCCCTCCTCGCCGAGCGGTTCATCGAGAAGTATTGCACGCTCTACGGGCTCCCGCTCAAGACGCTCGACGCGGGCCTCCTCCGCCGGTTCGAGAGCTACGACTGGCCCGGCAACGTCCGCGAGCTGGAGAACATGGTCCACCGCGGCGTGGTCATGGCCGCTGACGCGACGGTCATTCAGCCGGAGGACGTGGTGAACACGTTCTTCTCGAACGCGGCCACCCCTGCGATGCCGGTCGGCCTCTCGCTCACGGGGAGCAACGGGGCGCGCCTGACGATCGAGGAGATGGAGCGCCACATGATCCTCGAGGCGCTCGCGGAGACGGACAACAACCAGCGCGAGGCGGCCGAGCTGCTCGGGATCTGCGCCCGTACGATCCGCAACAAGCTGAAGAAGTACCGCGAGGAAGGCCACACCGAGCTCAACATCGCGATGTGA
- a CDS encoding ATP-binding protein produces the protein MPDHHSPAPTLAHLPAALEAGIDRDQAVADLAHILAHRLRGPLTSIQCYTEMLTDELGTYEEREMALRIIESAAAIEGMLADLQRYSFSLTPVLRSLDARRVAEGVLLGLGEQGAGVRLVVEDEGEVAADPVLLQQALLILLHNALDAAREAGDDAAPVRLSIRRTGAGAVCFDVWNPGSLGEHGPRVFDPFFTTKSQNLGIGLSIARRIAVAHEGHLSLAADAAGRTPGITFTLLLPGVTTCYV, from the coding sequence ATGCCCGACCACCACTCCCCTGCCCCGACCCTCGCCCACCTCCCCGCCGCGCTCGAAGCCGGCATCGACCGGGACCAGGCCGTCGCCGACCTCGCCCACATCCTCGCCCACCGCCTGCGCGGCCCGCTCACCAGCATCCAGTGCTACACCGAGATGCTGACCGACGAACTCGGCACGTACGAGGAACGAGAGATGGCCCTGCGCATCATCGAGAGCGCCGCCGCCATCGAGGGAATGCTGGCCGATCTCCAGCGCTACAGCTTCAGCCTCACGCCGGTGCTCCGCAGCCTGGACGCGCGGCGCGTGGCCGAGGGCGTGCTCCTCGGGCTGGGCGAGCAAGGCGCCGGCGTCCGGCTCGTCGTCGAGGACGAGGGCGAGGTGGCGGCCGATCCGGTGCTGCTCCAGCAAGCCCTGCTCATCCTCCTCCACAACGCGCTCGACGCCGCGCGCGAGGCGGGCGACGACGCGGCTCCCGTGCGCCTGTCGATCCGCCGCACGGGAGCCGGGGCCGTGTGCTTCGACGTGTGGAATCCGGGCTCCCTGGGCGAGCACGGCCCGCGCGTCTTCGACCCCTTCTTTACGACGAAGTCGCAGAACCTCGGCATCGGGCTCTCGATCGCCCGGCGGATCGCCGTCGCGCACGAAGGGCACCTGAGCCTCGCCGCCGACGCGGCCGGTCGGACACCGGGGATCACCTTTACTCTTTTGCTCCCTGGCGTTACTACATGTTATGTGTGA
- a CDS encoding flagellar basal body protein, which yields MDTPKLSVLRHAMQAYAMRAQTLADNIANLETPGYQREAVRFEDELQARRRSTPALRSPEDVQARIDVEEGPAMLEDELMSLADTQMRTQLTARALREHFDLLRTGITGRAG from the coding sequence ATGGATACGCCCAAGCTCTCCGTCCTCCGCCACGCCATGCAAGCGTACGCGATGCGGGCCCAGACGCTCGCCGACAACATCGCGAACCTCGAGACGCCCGGCTACCAGCGGGAGGCCGTCCGGTTCGAGGACGAGCTGCAGGCGCGGCGCCGGAGCACTCCCGCCCTCCGCAGCCCCGAGGACGTGCAGGCGCGGATCGACGTGGAGGAGGGGCCCGCCATGCTCGAAGACGAGCTGATGAGCCTCGCCGACACGCAGATGCGGACGCAGCTCACCGCGCGCGCCCTCCGCGAGCACTTCGACCTCCTCCGCACCGGCATCACCGGCCGCGCCGGCTAA
- the flgC gene encoding flagellar basal body rod protein FlgC: MPIIRNTPSLSIFRTAARGLEAQRLALGAATDNIANATSSRAEDGEPYAIKRAVQTADSARSRFGRTLTEAQTRLRTTDERHLPNGRLTGRFGDDDLGLTTDIAEIDAERLEYDPNHPHADAEGYVHYPDVNVVEEMAHMISANRVYEANLTTVQAAKEMIKRTLEI, translated from the coding sequence ATGCCGATCATCCGCAACACCCCATCCCTCTCCATCTTCCGCACCGCCGCCCGCGGGCTCGAAGCGCAGCGCCTCGCCCTCGGCGCGGCCACGGACAACATCGCGAATGCGACGTCGTCGCGCGCCGAGGACGGCGAGCCCTACGCCATCAAACGCGCCGTCCAGACCGCCGACTCCGCGCGCTCCCGCTTCGGCCGCACGCTCACCGAGGCCCAGACCCGCCTCCGCACGACGGACGAGCGCCACCTCCCCAACGGCCGCCTCACCGGCCGCTTCGGCGACGACGACCTCGGCCTCACGACGGACATCGCCGAGATCGACGCCGAGCGGCTCGAGTACGACCCCAACCACCCCCACGCCGACGCCGAGGGCTACGTCCACTACCCCGACGTGAACGTGGTCGAGGAGATGGCCCACATGATCTCGGCCAACCGCGTCTACGAAGCCAACCTCACGACCGTCCAGGCCGCGAAGGAGATGATCAAACGCACGCTCGAAATCTGA
- the fliE gene encoding flagellar hook-basal body complex protein FliE codes for MNVSELQRLQRLAPAGTDGFARTPFGGGAAEGTGFGDTLAGAIDKVDASQKVADEQVEAFVAGEQENVHEVMISMNEAKLHFQLMTEVRNRMLETYQELMRMQV; via the coding sequence ATGAACGTCTCCGAACTCCAGCGCCTCCAACGCCTCGCCCCCGCCGGCACCGACGGCTTCGCCCGCACGCCCTTCGGCGGCGGCGCGGCCGAGGGCACCGGCTTCGGCGACACCCTCGCGGGCGCCATCGACAAAGTGGACGCCTCGCAGAAGGTGGCCGACGAGCAGGTCGAGGCGTTCGTCGCGGGCGAGCAGGAGAACGTCCACGAAGTGATGATCTCGATGAACGAGGCCAAGCTCCACTTCCAGCTGATGACCGAGGTGCGCAACCGCATGCTCGAGACCTACCAGGAACTCATGCGGATGCAGGTCTGA
- the fliF gene encoding flagellar basal-body MS-ring/collar protein FliF gives MPFVQNARQFLARLAPGQQALLALVLVGGIAVLGGIAYWANQPDYALLFGRLEATDASRVVETLRSENIPYKLEESGTAVYVPRQQVYDLRLRFTGEGLVSDGPVGYELFDGNMLGMTDFMQKLNYKRALEGELARTIAEMRQVAQARVHLVLPERSPFRDQQTKPSASVVLQLGGSGSLDRGQVEGVASLVAGAIEGMAVADVTVLDTRGTLLSNPDAGNADLTLTSNQLRTQRAVEGHLTESGQSMLDRVLGPGKAVVRIAASLDFSRNVQETEAIDPESATVISEERLEENAEFDNSNSTVRNYELSRTRARSEKSVGDIRTLTISVILDHKRNPIQPAADTDEPAAEPVPYTDQELREIEALVKNAVGFNPERGDRFAIHQAQFDTSIDDQIVEELRGHENAERLQLYLRYGLMVLALLLAAWLIRSAVHRVSDAAASDDPLQLKRTDAAPVLGRHTAGALAAQSAPALPAPAEPTFDADDFYTSKLSGEAKARLKAKEKMYEETKQQVISQPEETAELLRAWLVQDQPVAAN, from the coding sequence ATGCCCTTCGTCCAGAACGCCCGCCAGTTCCTCGCCCGGCTCGCGCCGGGGCAGCAGGCTCTCCTCGCTCTCGTCCTCGTCGGCGGAATCGCCGTGCTCGGCGGCATCGCCTACTGGGCGAACCAGCCCGACTACGCCCTCCTCTTCGGTCGGCTCGAAGCGACTGATGCCAGCCGCGTCGTCGAGACGCTCCGCTCGGAGAACATCCCGTACAAGCTGGAGGAGAGCGGGACGGCCGTCTACGTCCCCCGCCAGCAGGTCTACGACCTCCGCCTCCGCTTCACCGGCGAGGGCCTCGTCTCCGACGGGCCCGTGGGCTACGAGCTCTTCGACGGCAACATGCTCGGGATGACGGACTTCATGCAGAAGCTGAACTACAAGCGCGCGCTCGAAGGCGAGCTCGCGCGGACGATCGCGGAGATGCGGCAGGTGGCCCAGGCCCGCGTCCACCTCGTCCTCCCCGAGCGCAGCCCCTTCCGCGACCAGCAGACGAAGCCGAGCGCGAGCGTCGTCCTCCAGCTCGGCGGCAGCGGCTCGCTCGACCGAGGCCAGGTCGAGGGCGTCGCCTCGCTCGTCGCCGGCGCCATCGAGGGCATGGCCGTCGCCGACGTGACCGTCCTCGACACGCGCGGCACGCTCCTCTCCAACCCCGACGCCGGCAACGCCGACCTCACGCTCACCTCGAACCAGCTCCGCACGCAGCGCGCCGTCGAGGGCCACCTCACCGAGAGCGGGCAGTCCATGCTCGACCGGGTGCTCGGGCCGGGCAAGGCCGTCGTCCGCATCGCCGCATCGCTCGACTTCAGCCGGAACGTGCAGGAGACCGAGGCCATCGACCCCGAGAGCGCCACGGTCATCAGCGAGGAGCGGCTCGAAGAGAACGCCGAGTTCGACAACTCGAACTCCACCGTCCGCAACTACGAGCTGTCACGGACGCGGGCGCGCTCGGAGAAGAGCGTCGGCGACATTCGCACCCTCACCATCTCCGTCATCCTCGACCACAAGCGGAACCCGATCCAGCCCGCCGCCGACACCGACGAGCCCGCGGCCGAGCCCGTCCCGTATACCGATCAAGAGCTGCGCGAGATCGAGGCCCTCGTCAAGAACGCCGTCGGGTTCAACCCCGAGCGCGGCGACCGCTTCGCCATCCACCAGGCCCAGTTCGACACGTCGATCGACGACCAGATCGTCGAGGAGCTGCGCGGGCACGAGAACGCCGAGCGGCTCCAGCTCTACCTCCGCTACGGGCTGATGGTGCTCGCGCTCCTCCTCGCGGCGTGGCTCATCCGCTCCGCCGTCCACCGCGTCTCCGACGCCGCCGCCTCCGACGACCCGCTCCAGCTCAAGCGGACCGACGCCGCGCCCGTCCTCGGCCGCCACACGGCCGGTGCCCTCGCCGCCCAGTCGGCCCCTGCCCTGCCCGCCCCCGCCGAGCCCACCTTCGACGCCGACGACTTCTACACGAGCAAGCTCTCCGGCGAGGCGAAGGCCCGCCTGAAGGCGAAGGAGAAGATGTACGAGGAGACCAAGCAGCAGGTCATCAGCCAGCCCGAGGAGACGGCTGAGCTCCTCCGCGCCTGGCTCGTGCAGGACCAACCCGTCGCCGCCAACTAG